The DNA window AGCACCGGGAGATCTTCGGTTTAACACCGCGTGACCTGCGATGTTGGGTCAGCGGGCGGTCACGCGGTGCGTCTGGCGGCTCGGGGCGCACCTGGAGCCATGGTCGGTTATACCCTGCCGAACACGGCGGCGGCGCGCCGGGGCGGTGAATTCGAAACCGGAACTAAGGGCTGTTTCACTTCGTTCTAACCCGTGCGAGTGACGCTGGGAAACGAAACCGAGCCCGGCGGTGCAGTCTCCCCGCCGGGAACCGTACTCGTCGTCCGGAGGATCCACGTGAGCGAGACCGGACTCAACAACGGCGCCCCGTTCAACCAGAACCAGAACGCAGGCGACCCACGGCCGGAGAACGGGGAAGGCCAGCAGCCGCCGGCTCCTCCGCACGGTTCCTGGGCCGCCCCGGCGGCACCCCCGCCCGGTGGCGCTCCCGGCGGTGCCGCCGGCGGAGGGACCATGCCGGGAGGGGGAGCGGAGGGGCCGCCGCCGTTCCCGCCCGACCCCGCCGCCGGGGCTCCCGCGCCGCCGCCCGGGCCGCAGCGGGAGAGTTTCTGGAAACGGCACAAGGTTCCCCTCGTCGCGGCGGTGACGGCACTGGCAACCAGCCTCGTCGTCGGTCCGGCCGCGGCGGTCGGGACCGTCGCCCTCCTCGGCGGTGAGCAGAACCAGCCCCAGAGTTCCCTGTCCGGGAACCAGGCCAGCAACGTCTCCAGCGGCGACGTCAGCGAGGTCGCCGAGAGCGTGCGGCCCAGCGTCGTGTCGATCGAGGTGGGGGAGGGCGCCGGGAGCGGCGTCGTCATCAGCTCCGACGGCCGGATCCTCACCAACAACCACGTTGTCGCCCAGAGCGACGGCGACGCCGTGAAGGTGCAGTTCAACGACGGCGACACCGCCAAGGCGAAGGTGCTCGGCAAGGACCCGGTCTCCGACCTCGCGGTCCTCGAGGCCCAGGGGAAGAAGGACCTCGCACCCGCGGTGTTCGGCGACTCCGACAAGGTCGAGGTCGGCGCGGACGTGGTCGCCATCGGGTCCCCGCTGGGACTGTCCGGAACGGTGACCTCCGGCGTCGTGAGCGCCAAGGACCGCCCGGTCAACACCGGAGTCGTCGAGGGGGACCAGGGCCAGGACCGCCCGGACTCGCCGTTCGACCTTCCGGGCGGCGGCGAGGACTCCCCGCAGGCGCGGACGTCGACCGTCATCAACGCCATCCAGACCGACACCCCCATCAACCCCGGCAACTCCGGCGGGCCGCTGGTGAACATGAACGGTGAGGTCGTGGGGCTCAACACCGCCATCGCCGGTACCGGCGGCGGAGCGTCGAGCGAGTCGGGCTCCATCGGTCTGGGGTTCGCGATCCCGATCAACCAGGCCAAGCCGATAGCCGAGCAGCTGGTCGACACCGGGACCGCCACCTACGCGGCAGTCGAGGCCACCATCGCGCCGAACCGGGACGGCGCCGGGGCCAGGGTGGTGGAGGTCAACGGCGGCGGTGCCGCCGACGAGGCCGGCCTGGAGAGCGACGACGTCATCACCAGTGTCGACGGGGACGAGGTGGACGGCCCCGACGCCCTCATCGCGGCGATCCGGTCGCACCAGCCGGGAGACACGATCACGGTCGGCTACCAGCGCGGCGGAGACCAGGAGGAGACCGAGGTGACCCTCTCGGCGCAGTCAGCGGACAGTATCGGCGGCTGATCCGGCGGTGCCGCTCCGGACGCGGCGGAACAGCGCCTCCGCGTGCGAGTAAAACCGAAAACAACGGGAACGTTCTCACATGAAGTTGGCGGCGGGCGGACCGTCCCCGTCGCGCCCGCCGACGGTGGCCGTCTGCGCATTCCTTCCCCATGCGCAGGCGGCCGCGCGTTTCGGGGGCGGCTACCGGGAGGCGAGGGCGTGTTCCGGCTGCCGCGTCCCGTCGGCGGGCACCCGCGCCGCGTTCCCGGAACGGCCCGGGGAGCGGGCCAGCGTCACCACCCCGGTCGCACCCAGCAGGGTCGCCCCGCCGGCGACGGCCGCGTTCCACGGGTCGGTGGGAAGCCGCTCCCCGAGGAAGGCCACGCCCACGACGGTGGCGGCCAGCGGGTCGCTGAGCAGCAGGATGGCGTAGGCGAGCGCGAACCGGCCGCTGCGGTAGGCGTTCTGCACCAGCACCGCGCCGCACAGCCCCACCGCGACCGCGATCGCGGTCAGCGGGTGCACCAGCGCCACCGGGTTCTCCAGCACGGCCACCCCGACGAGGCGTGCCAGCGCGGAGGACACCCCGTAGGCGGCCCCGCCCGCCAGGGCGAGCGCCCCCGCCCGGACCGTGCCGCCGCCCCACCGCGCGACACCCAGGCACCCCAGCATCACCGCCGCGCACCCCACCGACAGGGCGACCGTCTCGCCGGGGGACAAGACGGGTGTTTCCGTGTCCTGGGGGAGGCTGCTCACCAGCCCCGCCAACGCGACCGTGACCGCGAACGACCCGGCGACCTGGGCGAGGGTGAGCCGCCTCCGGGTGAAGAACGCCGACAGCAGCACCGCGAACGGCAGCCCGCTGATACTGATCGGCTGGATGACGACCAGCGGAGCCTGGGTCAGCGCCCAGATGTGGGCAGCGACCCCACTGGCGGTGAGCAGGGTTCCCGCCAGCCAGTGCGGGCTGCGGCAGAGGTGCCGCAACAGCCGCAGCTGGTTGATGCCGACGGCTGGAGCGCTGAGGACGGTCCGCTCCTGCAACGCCGCCCCGGCGGCCACCGCCAGAGCGCCCGCCACGGCGACGAGCACGACTCCTGTCATGGGCGGTTCGACTCCTTCCCGACGCTGCTGGTTGGCCGCCCAGGCCCTGTTCAGCGGACGCGTGTCCGTACTACGCGGCGCCCCGGCACCGTGCTGGCCGCGTTCCCGTCAGTGGACAGAGGATCCGCTCCGCCTCCCTCCCGGCCGCGCCGGCACGGCACCGGCCGCGCCGCCCGCGACGGACGATGCCCACCGAACAGGACCCAGGGCACACCACTGCCCCCGGCATGGTCGGACAGGGAGGGTGAAACACCGGTAAAGCTCTGCGGTGCGGAAGCTCACTCCCACAGGGTAGGAAGGTGGAAACCGATGACCGCGCCGCCGCCCTCCCGGTTCCGGGCGAACACGGTACCGCCGTGTTCGGCGGCGATGTCGGCGACCATGGACAGTCCCAACCCGGAGCCGGACATGCCCCGCGCCGCGGGGGAGCGGTAGAACCGCTCGAAGACGTGGCCGAGCTCCTCCTCGGCGATGCCGGGGCCGCGGTCGCGGACCTCCACCCGGCCGCCGGCTATGGCGACCTCGATGGGCTGGGAACCCTCGGTGTCGAACTTGGCGGCGTTCTCCACCGGGTTGGACAGGGCCCGCTCCAGGGAGCTGGGGCGTCCCCGCACCACGCTCCCGTCGGCGTCCACGGTGACCTCCCGGCCGGTGCGCCGCTGCACCCGTTGGGCCACCCGCTGGGCCAGCTCCCGCAGCTCCACGTCCTGTTCCGGTTCGTCGCGCCGGTTCTCCGTGGCCAGCTCGACGAGCTCGTTGACCAGGTCGGTCAGTTCGCGCGCCTCCCCCTGCAGGTCGTCGATGAGGCGCTGGCGGGCCTGCGGGTCGAGCTGGTCGAACCGCTGCAGCACGCTGGCGTTCGTCCGGAGGCTGGTCAGCGGGGTGCGCAGCTCGTGGGAGGCGTTCTGCACCAGGCGCCGCTGCTCCTCCCGGGAACTGGCCAGCCGGGCCAGCATCGCGTTGAACGCCCGCCCGAGCCGGCGGACCTCGTTGCGCCCCGCCTCACCCAGTTCCGGGGTGACCTGGTCCACCCGGCCGGTGGAGGTGACGTACTCGGCGGTCTCGGTGAGCCGCACGAGCCGGCCGGTGGTGCCGCGGCCCACCAGCCACCCCGTCAGGGCGGCCCCGACCAGTACCGCCAGACCCACCACCAGCGTCTGCAGCGCCAGCGAGTCCAGGATGCGCTCCGTCGGCGAGAGGCGCTGTCCGACCAGGACCGCACCGTTCCCGCCGCCGAGCGACACGGCGGCGATCCGGTAGTCCTCCTCGTTGGCGCTGTCGTTGCGGGTGGCCACCACACCGGGCTCCCGCTCGGCGGCGGTCTCCCGGTCCTCCTGGCGCACCGGCAGGATCTCCAACGCGTCCCCCTGCCGCACCGGAACGGCGACGCTCCCGTCGGGGCGCAGCACCTGGAAGGCGAACGTGTCCGAGTGCAGCACCTGCAGCGAGTCGGGACTGATGCTGTCCCGCCCCGCCTGCGGTTCGCTCAGGTCGGAGGAGAGGCTCTCCACGGTGGAGTCGAACTCGTCGCGCGCGTCGGTGCGGATCAGTGAGGCCGCCGTGTTGTAGGCCAGCGACCCCACCAGGGCGATGACGAGGGCGGCCACCAGCGCGAACGCCACCGCGAACCTGCTGCCGAGTTTCCACTGCCCCACCGGGGCCGGGCGCGGGACACGCATCACTGGCCGTCCTGGGGCCGCAGGGTGTAGCCCACGCCGCGCACCGTCTGGATGAGCGGCGGCGCCTGCGGGTCGGACTCGAGCTTACGGCGGAGGTAGCTGATGTACACCGCGAGGTTCTTGGACTCGGGCCCGAAGTCGTAACCCCAGATGCGGTCGTAGATCGTGACGTGCTCCAGGACGATGCCGGCGTTGCGCACCAGCAGTTCCAGCAGGTCGAACTCCGTCTTGGAGAGGTCCACCTCGCGGCCTCCCCGCCACACGCGCCGCCCCGCGGGGTCGAGGTACAGATCCCCCACCTGCAGCGGGGGCTCGGGCCGCCCGTCCTCCAGCGTGGGGCTCGAACGGCGCAGCAGGGCACGCACCCGCGCCAGCAGCTCCTCCAGCTCGAAGGGCTTGGGCAGGTAGTCGTCCGCGCCGGCGTCCAGCCCGGCAACCCGGTCGGAGGTCTCCACCCGCGCGGTGAGCATCAGGATCGGCGTGCGGTCGCCCTCGGCGCGCATCACCCGGCACACCCCCAACCCGTCCACGCTGGGCATCATCACGTCCAGAACGACCAGGTCCAGCGGTTCGGCGTGCACCGCGGCCAGGGTCTGGGCCCCGTCGCTGGCGGTGCGGACCTCGTAGCCCTCCAGCTGGAGGGCCCGTTCCAGGGAGTCCCGGATAGCGCGGTCATCGTCGGCGATGAGGAGACGGCCGGCTGAACTCATGGCAGCCATACTGACGCATTCGGGTAAGGGGCTGGTAAACGACACGATGCCGCTGGCCGGTCGGGGCGCCGCGCGGAACACGCGGCCGGGTGCGGAACGCGCGGCCGGTGTGACCCACCATCGGGGGCGGGTCCCGTTCGACGGGCGCGTGCGCGTCGTCGTGGTGCCGCGCCGGCGGTGTCCGCGTGAGTCGGCGGAGGAGCCGCGGACAGCGCCCGTTGAACGGGACCCGGTGGGCTGAACCCGCTGCTGGCGGGTAGTACGGAACCGTTGACGGAAGGAGGTGCACCATGGACAGCACTGCCCCGGACCGGTGGGTGGTCGTCGGCGTGGACGGGTCGGACTCCAGCCGCTACGCCCTGGAGTGGTCGGGAAACGAGGCCGCCCTGCGCGGGTTGGGGATACGCATCGTGAGCGCTGTCGGCAGGATCGAGGCGGACGGCCCCTTCGGCGACCTCGTCGGCGGCGGGGACGCGTCGGCGTGGTCGCGTTCGCGCGACGCCCGGGCGCTGGTGGACTACGCGCGGGAGTGGATACTGCGGATCTTCCCGGAACTGCACGTCGAGACCCGCATCGCCACCGAACGGCCCGCGAACGCCCTCCTCGCCGAGGCCTCCGCGGACGACGCCGCCGCTGTCGTCGTGGGGTCGCGCGGTCTGAGCGGGCTGGCCGCGGCGTTCATCGGTTCGGTCGGGGTGGAGCTGGCGGCGGACTCCCCGGTGCCGGTCGTGGTCATGCCGAAGAAGCACGAGAACGTCCAGGGGGTCAAGGGCCGCATCATCGTCGGCGCCGACGGGTCCGAACCCAGCCGCAGGGCCGTCGAGTTCGCGTTCACCCAGGCCTCCCAGCGCGGTACCGAGGTGGTGGCGGTCTGCGCGTGGCAGCCGATGGCGGCGTTCGCGTCCTCGGTGGGGCCGGTGCCGCCGGACGCGTTCGACGACGACGCGGTGGCCGAGTCGGCGCGCAGGACGGCCGAGCAGGAGGTGTCCGGGATGCGGGAGCGCCACCCCGACGTGGAGGTGGACATCCGGGCGGTGCGCGCCCACCCGGTCGTGGCGCTGCTGGAGGTGGGTACGCCCGCCGACCTGATCGTGATCGGCTCGCGCGGCCGCGGCGGTTTCGCGGGTCTGCTGCTGGGGTCGATCAGCCAGTCGGTGCTGCACGGCGCGAAGGGGCCGGTCGCCATCGTGCACTGACCCGCCGCTTGACGCCGGGACGGTGGCGCGATTCACTCGGTACCGACTGGTTGGTATCCAATGAGCGGAGGCGGACAGTGCAAGCATTGCGGGTACACGAGCCCGGGGAGCCGCGCGACGTGCTGCGACCCGAGGAGATCCACCCTCCCCGGCCCGGGAAGGGTGAGGTGCTGGTCCGGGTCCGCGCCGCCCCCGTGAACTTCCCGGACGCCCTCCTCTGCCGCGAGATGTACCAGGTGAAACCGCCCATGCCGTTCACCCCCGGTGTGGAGCTCTGCGGCGACGTGGTCGAACCGGGAGAGGGCGTCACCGGCCTCGCCGAGGGCGACCGGGTGATCGGCGGGGCCGAGCTCCCCGCCGGCGCGTTCGCCGAGTACGCCCTCATGTCCGCCGACAGCGCCTACCCCGCCCCGGCCTCCCTCGGCGACGACGCGGCCGCGGCGATGTTCATCGCCTACCAGACCGGCTGGTTCGCGTTGCACCGCCGTGCCGGGCTGCGCGAGGGCGAGACCGTGCTGGTGCACGCCGCCGCCGGCGGTGTCGGCAGCGCCGCCATCCAGCTCGCCAAGGCCGCCGGGGCGCGGGTGATCGCCGTCGCCGGCGGCGCCGAGAAGGCCCGCACCGCCAGCGAGCTCGGCGCGGACATCGTCGTCGACCGCAGGAGCGACGACTTCGTCCCCGTGGTGAAGGACGCCACCGACCAGCGCGGCGCCGACGTCGTCTTCGACCCGGTCGGCGGGGACGCGTTCGCCCGCTCCACCAAGTGCGTCGCCTTCGAGGGCCGCATCGTGATCATCGGGTTCGCCAGCGGAACCATCCCCACTCCGGGCCTCAACCACGCGCTGATCAAGAACTACAGTCTGCTGGGGCTGCACTGGGGGCTGTACCGGCAGCGCGCCCCGGAACTCGTCACCGAGGCGCACCACCACCTCACCGACCTCGCCGACAGGGGGCTCATCTCCCCGCTGGTGAGCGAACGCGTCGACGCCGGATCCCTCCCCGACGCGGTGCAGCGCGTCGCCGAGGGGTCCACGACCGGACGGCTCGTCTTCCGTCCCCAGACCGGAACAGGAGAACCCCCCCATGCCTGACGCGTTCACCGCGGACGGCGCGACCGTCGTCGTCACCGGCGGCGCCAGCGGCATCGGCTACGCCCTGGCCCAGCGTTTCCTGCGCGAGGGCGCCGCGCGTGTCCTGGTGGCCGACCGCGACCCGGACCGCACCCGCAACGCCGCGATCGAACTGGGGGAGCGGGCCCACCCGGTCACGCTCGACGTGACCGACGAGGACGCCGTCGCGAGCGCGGTCGCCAGCATCGAGGAGGAGCACGCGCCGATCGACCTGTGGTGCTCCAACGCGGGGGTCGCCGCGGGGGACGGGCTCGGCGGCGACGCCGACTGGGAGGCCTCCTGGCGGGTGCACGTGCTCGCGCACGTCCACGTCGCCCGCGCGCTGCTTCCCCGCATGGCCGAGCGCGGCCGCGGGCACCTGCTCGTCACCGCCTCCGCCGCCGGCCTGCTGACGCAGCTGGACAGCGCGCCCTACTCGGTGACGAAACACGGAGCCGTCGCGCTGGCCGAGTGGTTGGCGATCCGCTACGGCGACGCGGGGGTGGGCGTCTCCTGCCTCTGCCCCCAGGGGGTGCACACCCCCATGACGGCCGGGGACGGCGCGGACTCGGCCACCCGGTTGGGCGGGGCCTACCTGGAGCCGCACGAGGTCGCCGACACCGCGGTCTCGGCCCTGCGGGAGGGACGGTTCCTGGTGCTGCCGCACCCCGAGGCGGCCGAGTACGAACTGCACCGCAGCCAGGACCGGGACCGGTGGATCGCGGGCATGCGGCGCGCCTGGGCCAAACTCCGCGGCGCGGCGCAGGGCGGTACGCGTTCCCGCTGATTCCGCGGTCGCCCACGCGACGCACGCAGCGTGGAGGTGTTTTCCGCCGGTTCCGGTGCGAGTGGCGCGTTTCGCCGGTCACGGGCTCGGATGCGCATTCCGTGAATAACATATTTTGTGGAATTTCCTGAAAATTCGGTTCCTTTTCTTACTGTTCGGTGGCCCCGCCTGTCGCGAAAAGCCTGCGGGATTCGCGGTTGGATAATGGAATGGTCGGGGAGGGGTTTCCACGGAACACGGAACCGGAAGGAAGAGCATGCGGATCTCGGGCAGGGTGCTCGCGCTCGGCGGGTGCGTGGTGCTGGCGGTGGCGGGCTGCGACGGCGACGGCGGTGACGGTGGCTACGGCGCCCCGGAGACAACGGGGGAGGAGACCACGGCCTCCCCCGAGACCGACGGGTCCACGCTGAACGCCACCGAGGACAGCGACGCGGGGGAGGCGGTGGTCGACGCCGAGGGCTACACCCTCTACCTGTTCACGGCCGACTCCAACGACCCGCCGGCGTCGAACTGCACGGACGCGTGCGCCGAACAGTGGCCGCCCGTCACCGTCGACGGGAAGGTGACCGCCGACGGCATCGGAAACGACCGCACCGGAACCGTCGAGCGGGGGGAGGGGGAGGAACAGGTCACTCTCGACGGTTGGCCGCTCTACCGCTACGCCGGTGACGTCTCCCCTGGTGACGCCCATGGTCAGGGAGTCAACGACTCGTGGTTCGTGATTACCCCAGAGGGAGAGAAATCTGACTATTCGGGCCCCGAGTCGCCGTCCACCCCCGAGGACGGTGGGGGCGGCGGGTACTGACACTCCCCGCCCGGGCGGGCCACACCGCCGCTCACGGCCGGAATGCTTCCGAACACGGCGGTGATGCCGGTGTTTCTAGACCTTTGGTCTAAACCAATTAGCCGGACAGCGGTTTCGTACTCCATGATGCGAGAACTCGATTACCTACGAGGAGCCGCTGTGACTGATCTGGTAGCTGATACCGACGTGGCGCCCACTCGCCACCAGGGACTGATCGAATGGGTACGCGAGATCGCTGCCCTGACCCAACCGGACGACGTCGTCTGGTGCGACGGTTCCCAGGACGAGTGGGAGCGCCTGACCGGTCTGCTGGAAGAGCAGGGATCGTTCATCCGCCTCAACCCCGAGCTGCGGCCGAACAGCTTCCTCTGCCGTTCCGACCCCAGCGACGTCGCCCGGGTCGAGGACCGCACGTTCATCTGCTCCGAGCGCAAGCAGGACGCCGGCCCCACCAACAACTGGGCCGAGCCCAACGAGATGCGCACCACGCTCAACGGCCTCTTCGACGGCTGCATGCGCAGCCGCACCATGTACGTGGTCCCGTTCTGCATGGGCCCCCTGGGCGGCAACATCTCCCAGCTCGGCGTGGAGATCACCGACTCCGCCTACGTCGCCGTGTCCATGCGGATCATGGCCCGGATGGGCGAACCGGCCCTGCGCGAGATCGAGAGGAACGGCACCTTCGTCAAGGCCGTGCACTCGGTCGGCGCGCCGCTGGAGCCGGGCCAGCAGGACGTCGCCTGGCCGTGCAACAGCACCAAGTACATCACGCACTTCCCCGAGACCCGCGAGATCTGGTCGTTCGGTTCCGGCTACGGCGGTAACGCCCTGCTGGGCAAGAAGTGCTACGCCCTGCGCATCGCCTCGGTCATGGCGCGCGACGAGGGCTGGCTCGCCGAGCACATGCTCGTCCTGAAGGTCACCCCGCCCAAGGGAAGCCCCCGCTACATCGCGGCGGCGTTCCCCAGCGCCTGCGGCAAGACCAACCTGGCCATGCTGAACCCCACCATCCCCGGGTGGAAGGTGGAGACGGTCGGCGACGACATCGCCTGGATGCGCTACGGCGAGGACGGCCGGCTGCGCGCGATCAACCCCGAGGCCGGGTTCTTCGGCGTCGCCCCCGGCACCGGTGAGGACACCAACGCCAACGCCGTCAACACGCTGTGGGGCAACAGCATCTTCACGAACGTCGCGCTGACCGACGAGGGCGACGTGTGGTGGGAGGGCCTCACCAAACAGCCGCCCGAGCACCTCGTCGACTGGAAGGGGCGCGACTGGACCCCGGACTCCCCGGAGCCGGCCGCCCACCCCAACGCGCGCTTCACCACGCCGGCCGGGCAGGCGCCCACCATCGCCGACGAGTGGGAGGACCCCGCCGGGGTGCCCATCGACGCCATCCTGTTCGGCGGGCGGCGCGCCTCCACCGTGCCGCTGGTCACCGAGTCCTTCACCTGGCAGCACGGCGTCTACCTCGGCGCCAACGTCGCCTCCGAGAAGACCGCCGCCGCCGAGGGCAACGTCGGTGAGCTGCGCCGCGACCCCTTCGCGATGCTGCCGTTCTGCGGCTACAACATGGGGGACTACTTCGGCCACTGGCTCCGCGTCGGCAAGGCCACCGAGGCGGAGAAGCTCCCCCGCATCTTCTACGTCAACTGGTTCCGCAAGGACGGTGACGGCCGCATCGTGTGGCCCGGCTTCGCCGAGAACAGCCGCGTCATCAAGTGGATCGTGCAGCGGCTGGACGGGGAGGCCAACGCCGCCCGGACGCCGATCGGCAACGTGCCCGACCCCCAGGACATCGACACCAGCGGGCTGGACACCACCAGGGAGGACATGGACTTCGTCCTGTCCGTGGACCGCGACGCCTGGCGGGAGGAAGCCGACCTGGTGCCGGAGTTCTTCCGCACCTTCGGCGAGCACCTCCCCGACGAGCTCTGGGACGAGTACCACGCCCTGCGGGAACGGCTCGGCTAGCGCCCGTCGGACAGGCCCTCAGGGCCTACTCGGAGCGGCGGCCCCCTCCAGGGGTGGGGGCCCTGCGCAGGGGCGGCCGGGTGCGGCCGCCCCACCACAGCCGCACGGCCGAGCGGGAGCGGCGCCCCGGGCGCCGGTAGAGGCGGTTACGGGCGGCCTGGCGGCGCATGTCGCGCATGTAGGCGTTCTTCGGCAGCGTGCGCACCGGCCGGGGAAGCCGCGGGTAGACGACACGCAGCACCCTGCCCAGCCGGTCGAACCTCCGCTGCTGGCGCGGCCCCCACGCGATGCCGAACCCCTCCCGCAGCCGGGGCGGGAGCACCCCCGCCGCCAGGAAACGCTGCGCCCGCACCGCCGGGCGGAGCAGCGGGTTGGCGGGGGCGAACAGTTCCGCCGCGATCTCCCTGCCCTCGGGGGGAACCTCGATGCTGTCCACCATGCCGGCCCAGTAGCGGTCGAACGCGGCGCGGCTCGCCGGCCAGGAGTCGGCGGGACAGCCCAGCGCGGTCGCGAACACCGCCGACTGGGCGTACAGCTCGTCCTTCTCCCCATCCGGCATCGGTCCCATCGCCAGTTCGTGGAACCGCACCGCCCCGGCGTACAACGTGGCCGCCACCCACACCTGCAGGTCGGGATCCAGACCGTGGTAGCCGGGACCGGCCACCTTCGTGTGCATCGCCCGCACGATCGCCGCGATCCGGTCGGCCTCGGCGCGGGTGCCGAACACGGTGCCGTACACGAACGTCAACGTCCCCCGCAGCCGATTCACCGGGCGGGAGGTGAAGTCGCTGTGCTCGCGCACCCCCCGGCCCACGCTCGGGTGGGCCACCTGCAGCAGGATCGCGTAGGCGGCCCCGCCGAGGACGGCCGCCTCCCCGGTGACCCGGCGGATCGCGGTGTCGTCGCGGAACAGTCCCTCGACCATACCGGCAATCCTAGTCGCCGCGTCCGCGCCAGTCGGGGAACCCGGCGGCCGGGTCACGTCCACGTCAGCGGCAGCTCCACGGGGGAGCGGTGGATCAGGGTGGGCTCCATCCCCACCTCGGCCCCGCGGGCGATCCGCACCTCGGGGATCTCCCGCAGGAGAGCCCGCAGTGTGGCCTGCACCTGCTGCCGGGCGAGCAGTATCCCGGGGCAGGCGTGCGGGCCGTGCCCGAACGCGAGGTTCGGCCGCACGCGGCGGGTCACGTCGAGAACGTCGGGGCGCTCGTGCGCCGCGCCGTCCCGGTTCGCCGAGCCGAACGCGACGAACACGACACTGCCGGGCGGCAGCTTCACCCCGGAGAGTGTCACCGGGGCGGTGGTGAGACGCCGGAACCCCTGCAACGGCGGGTCGAAGCGGGCCGCCTCCGCCGCCGTGTTCGGCACCAGGCCGGGGCGCCGGCGCAGCGTCTCCCACTGCCGCCGGTCGGCCAGCAGGTGCAGGACGGAACTGCCGAGCAGCGCCGTCGTGGTGAGGTAGCCGGCCAGCAGGAAGTTCTGCACGCTCGACACCACCTCCCCGCGCCGCTGCCGGGAGAGCCCCTCGTCCCCGGGAACGAGGGCCCGCACGAACTCGGTGCACACGTCCGCGCGCGGGTGTTCCCACCGGTCGCGGACGTAGCTGTCCAACAGGTGCTGCAGCGCCG is part of the Haloactinospora alba genome and encodes:
- a CDS encoding SDR family oxidoreductase; this encodes MPDAFTADGATVVVTGGASGIGYALAQRFLREGAARVLVADRDPDRTRNAAIELGERAHPVTLDVTDEDAVASAVASIEEEHAPIDLWCSNAGVAAGDGLGGDADWEASWRVHVLAHVHVARALLPRMAERGRGHLLVTASAAGLLTQLDSAPYSVTKHGAVALAEWLAIRYGDAGVGVSCLCPQGVHTPMTAGDGADSATRLGGAYLEPHEVADTAVSALREGRFLVLPHPEAAEYELHRSQDRDRWIAGMRRAWAKLRGAAQGGTRSR
- a CDS encoding response regulator transcription factor, giving the protein MSSAGRLLIADDDRAIRDSLERALQLEGYEVRTASDGAQTLAAVHAEPLDLVVLDVMMPSVDGLGVCRVMRAEGDRTPILMLTARVETSDRVAGLDAGADDYLPKPFELEELLARVRALLRRSSPTLEDGRPEPPLQVGDLYLDPAGRRVWRGGREVDLSKTEFDLLELLVRNAGIVLEHVTIYDRIWGYDFGPESKNLAVYISYLRRKLESDPQAPPLIQTVRGVGYTLRPQDGQ
- a CDS encoding DMT family transporter, yielding MTGVVLVAVAGALAVAAGAALQERTVLSAPAVGINQLRLLRHLCRSPHWLAGTLLTASGVAAHIWALTQAPLVVIQPISISGLPFAVLLSAFFTRRRLTLAQVAGSFAVTVALAGLVSSLPQDTETPVLSPGETVALSVGCAAVMLGCLGVARWGGGTVRAGALALAGGAAYGVSSALARLVGVAVLENPVALVHPLTAIAVAVGLCGAVLVQNAYRSGRFALAYAILLLSDPLAATVVGVAFLGERLPTDPWNAAVAGGATLLGATGVVTLARSPGRSGNAARVPADGTRQPEHALASR
- a CDS encoding NADPH:quinone oxidoreductase family protein, with product MQALRVHEPGEPRDVLRPEEIHPPRPGKGEVLVRVRAAPVNFPDALLCREMYQVKPPMPFTPGVELCGDVVEPGEGVTGLAEGDRVIGGAELPAGAFAEYALMSADSAYPAPASLGDDAAAAMFIAYQTGWFALHRRAGLREGETVLVHAAAGGVGSAAIQLAKAAGARVIAVAGGAEKARTASELGADIVVDRRSDDFVPVVKDATDQRGADVVFDPVGGDAFARSTKCVAFEGRIVIIGFASGTIPTPGLNHALIKNYSLLGLHWGLYRQRAPELVTEAHHHLTDLADRGLISPLVSERVDAGSLPDAVQRVAEGSTTGRLVFRPQTGTGEPPHA
- a CDS encoding COG4315 family predicted lipoprotein, which produces MRISGRVLALGGCVVLAVAGCDGDGGDGGYGAPETTGEETTASPETDGSTLNATEDSDAGEAVVDAEGYTLYLFTADSNDPPASNCTDACAEQWPPVTVDGKVTADGIGNDRTGTVERGEGEEQVTLDGWPLYRYAGDVSPGDAHGQGVNDSWFVITPEGEKSDYSGPESPSTPEDGGGGGY
- a CDS encoding S1C family serine protease, giving the protein MSETGLNNGAPFNQNQNAGDPRPENGEGQQPPAPPHGSWAAPAAPPPGGAPGGAAGGGTMPGGGAEGPPPFPPDPAAGAPAPPPGPQRESFWKRHKVPLVAAVTALATSLVVGPAAAVGTVALLGGEQNQPQSSLSGNQASNVSSGDVSEVAESVRPSVVSIEVGEGAGSGVVISSDGRILTNNHVVAQSDGDAVKVQFNDGDTAKAKVLGKDPVSDLAVLEAQGKKDLAPAVFGDSDKVEVGADVVAIGSPLGLSGTVTSGVVSAKDRPVNTGVVEGDQGQDRPDSPFDLPGGGEDSPQARTSTVINAIQTDTPINPGNSGGPLVNMNGEVVGLNTAIAGTGGGASSESGSIGLGFAIPINQAKPIAEQLVDTGTATYAAVEATIAPNRDGAGARVVEVNGGGAADEAGLESDDVITSVDGDEVDGPDALIAAIRSHQPGDTITVGYQRGGDQEETEVTLSAQSADSIGG
- a CDS encoding HAMP domain-containing sensor histidine kinase; translation: MRVPRPAPVGQWKLGSRFAVAFALVAALVIALVGSLAYNTAASLIRTDARDEFDSTVESLSSDLSEPQAGRDSISPDSLQVLHSDTFAFQVLRPDGSVAVPVRQGDALEILPVRQEDRETAAEREPGVVATRNDSANEEDYRIAAVSLGGGNGAVLVGQRLSPTERILDSLALQTLVVGLAVLVGAALTGWLVGRGTTGRLVRLTETAEYVTSTGRVDQVTPELGEAGRNEVRRLGRAFNAMLARLASSREEQRRLVQNASHELRTPLTSLRTNASVLQRFDQLDPQARQRLIDDLQGEARELTDLVNELVELATENRRDEPEQDVELRELAQRVAQRVQRRTGREVTVDADGSVVRGRPSSLERALSNPVENAAKFDTEGSQPIEVAIAGGRVEVRDRGPGIAEEELGHVFERFYRSPAARGMSGSGLGLSMVADIAAEHGGTVFARNREGGGAVIGFHLPTLWE
- a CDS encoding universal stress protein; the encoded protein is MDSTAPDRWVVVGVDGSDSSRYALEWSGNEAALRGLGIRIVSAVGRIEADGPFGDLVGGGDASAWSRSRDARALVDYAREWILRIFPELHVETRIATERPANALLAEASADDAAAVVVGSRGLSGLAAAFIGSVGVELAADSPVPVVVMPKKHENVQGVKGRIIVGADGSEPSRRAVEFAFTQASQRGTEVVAVCAWQPMAAFASSVGPVPPDAFDDDAVAESARRTAEQEVSGMRERHPDVEVDIRAVRAHPVVALLEVGTPADLIVIGSRGRGGFAGLLLGSISQSVLHGAKGPVAIVH